A genomic window from Thiomonas arsenitoxydans includes:
- a CDS encoding helix-turn-helix domain-containing protein, with protein MSLPSSSMPSDPHQGSRLLGEFIRLHRNRLSPAAAGLPATGRRRAPGLRREELASLCGVSATWITWLEQGRPVAPSAKTLERVAHALQLTPAERAYLFELAQRRDPSEPATPTKAVDAVLRSVHAIVHPAYVLNQRWDVVAGNAQALDLFLGWQTSPATPHTEPATEGPPNLLRFLFFNPQARGLIENWPLRSQRLVAEFRADCGGRLHTSPLRALIDELSALSPEFDAFWKLNDVQEREGGERGFVHPRHGRLVYEQLTLRAALHPEYKLVMLLPVATPE; from the coding sequence ATGTCGCTGCCGTCATCCTCCATGCCCTCCGATCCGCACCAGGGCAGCCGCCTTCTGGGCGAGTTCATCCGTCTGCACCGCAACCGTCTGTCGCCTGCCGCAGCGGGCTTGCCTGCGACGGGGCGGCGACGAGCGCCCGGACTGCGCCGCGAAGAGCTCGCCTCGCTCTGCGGCGTCAGCGCCACCTGGATCACCTGGCTGGAACAGGGGCGGCCGGTCGCGCCCTCAGCCAAGACGCTTGAGCGTGTGGCGCACGCGCTGCAACTGACCCCTGCGGAGCGCGCCTATCTGTTCGAGCTGGCGCAGCGGCGCGACCCGAGCGAACCCGCGACACCGACAAAAGCGGTCGATGCCGTTCTGCGCAGCGTGCATGCCATAGTCCATCCCGCCTATGTGCTCAATCAGCGATGGGACGTGGTGGCGGGCAACGCTCAGGCGCTGGATCTGTTTCTCGGCTGGCAGACATCCCCCGCCACACCACACACCGAACCAGCCACTGAGGGGCCGCCCAACCTGTTGCGCTTTCTGTTTTTCAACCCGCAGGCGCGCGGGCTGATCGAAAATTGGCCGCTACGTTCGCAGCGGCTTGTGGCGGAATTCCGGGCGGACTGCGGCGGGCGCCTGCACACCTCGCCCTTGCGCGCCTTGATCGATGAACTGAGCGCGCTCAGCCCCGAGTTTGACGCGTTCTGGAAACTCAATGATGTGCAGGAGCGCGAAGGCGGCGAAAGAGGCTTTGTCCATCCCCGGCACGGCCGCCTGGTGTATGAACAACTCACCCTGCGGGCGGCGCTGCACCCGGAGTACAAATTGGTGATGCTGCTCCCGGTCGCGACACCGGAATAA